In Streptococcus respiraculi, one DNA window encodes the following:
- a CDS encoding RHS repeat-associated core domain-containing protein has protein sequence MVLLSGSITNGNGKVTKYTYDQLSNVVKRMTSLGDTETYTYNINNQLEKVTKADGKTISYDYNKLDQLLKVDYSEKQDGQVLYTYDSDGRRVSMSDLTGTTNYVYNDEGETLVHSYTYDTLGQVETMTVATKDGKELSRLSYTYDLAGNKLTSTETVDGKEEKTSFSYDDHNRLTKLEGPEGTITYTYDKNGNRISQETKNEKLAYIYDTENRLLAVKDKDGLLMAALYDGDDNRVFTASRKEGKDTYQLFRRKEKKKSPQTSPNGEEPSLFWYGFSQNVLQALSSFPQTVGSIWHHIFDDVSSAYHQKVAKDKATKDGLVVNPPSLGNLPGEGDVTYASQVKDVLIPYTTREDTYKYYEERNYVNDVNRKHTEVLQTYDHDLKARETYSYGHGRTSYLNNQTNKSYQYLTNQSGSVTGLTQDGKAVASSSYKLYGSTNKSTDDTGNPYAYNGEARDSTGLDYLRARYYDSHAGTFLTEDSYQGEATDPLSQNRYAYVHNNPVNYTDPSGHFWKSLKKAASAAWNGVKKAASSSWNTVKTVASNTWNAVKSAASHAVNWVSNKVSQAANWVGTQVNKAKNWVVQQWNNFQQTAHQTYQSARQYVAQQQAQAQAQAEARRQQHIRDEYTQATGLKTTPKTREGGNLFRNWGKALQKMYKHVCTTAKRIKNDTVKFLKKVDWKKVGIAVVATVAAVAVTVATAGAAGPLIAAGVSGLGLSGTAATIATAAAVGAVSGAAGGAVSGFTTSVLSGDKPKDILANTWNGAVNGFVSGGATGGLLGGFGAATSSVTNPVARYAVDTLGETAVDTITDVAQGGKITPASIATSLAINAVSEGVSARGVKGAKADVSAGTVTKPVSSETAEDIRRRVLSNVEDSRKARNSSNFDEHLRREQTIKAIQNVENGTTPLTNNHQKGNYGELKMDRYMEERGFTRVSKDRVSSIDDKGQQGIDGVYYNKNTDTYVVAEAKYNTAQLATLADGTKQMSDQWIQNRLFNSVGNLKDNISSYDKLLVRVMPNGNVISKQLP, from the coding sequence GTGGTATTATTAAGTGGTTCCATTACAAACGGAAATGGCAAGGTTACCAAGTACACCTATGACCAGCTCTCGAATGTCGTGAAACGCATGACGAGTCTCGGGGATACAGAAACCTATACCTATAACATCAATAATCAGCTTGAGAAGGTCACAAAGGCAGATGGGAAGACCATCAGCTATGACTACAACAAACTGGACCAATTGCTTAAGGTGGACTATTCTGAAAAACAAGATGGTCAAGTTCTCTACACCTATGACTCAGATGGCCGTCGTGTGTCTATGAGTGATTTGACTGGAACGACCAATTATGTCTATAATGACGAAGGAGAAACCCTTGTCCATAGCTACACTTACGATACATTGGGTCAAGTAGAGACCATGACGGTAGCTACTAAGGACGGTAAGGAGTTATCTCGTCTTTCTTACACCTATGACCTTGCGGGCAATAAACTAACCAGCACTGAAACGGTGGATGGGAAAGAAGAGAAGACCAGCTTTAGCTACGATGATCACAACCGCTTGACCAAGCTAGAAGGTCCAGAAGGTACGATTACCTATACCTATGACAAGAATGGCAATCGCATCTCTCAAGAGACGAAGAATGAGAAGCTCGCTTATATCTATGACACAGAGAATCGCCTTCTTGCCGTAAAAGACAAGGATGGGCTTCTCATGGCAGCCCTCTATGATGGGGATGATAACCGCGTCTTTACCGCGAGTCGTAAGGAAGGCAAGGACACCTATCAACTCTTTAGACGAAAAGAGAAGAAGAAATCGCCACAAACCTCTCCAAATGGGGAAGAGCCATCGCTCTTCTGGTATGGCTTTAGTCAAAACGTTCTTCAGGCTCTATCTAGCTTCCCACAAACGGTTGGCTCTATCTGGCATCATATCTTTGACGATGTGTCAAGTGCTTATCACCAAAAGGTGGCTAAAGATAAAGCGACGAAAGATGGTCTTGTCGTTAACCCACCATCACTTGGCAATCTACCGGGTGAGGGTGATGTGACCTACGCCTCCCAAGTCAAGGATGTCTTGATTCCCTACACCACACGGGAGGATACCTACAAATACTACGAAGAACGCAACTATGTCAACGATGTCAATCGAAAACATACAGAGGTTCTTCAAACCTATGACCATGACCTGAAAGCTCGGGAGACCTATAGCTATGGTCATGGACGAACCTCGTACCTGAACAACCAGACCAACAAATCTTACCAATATCTGACCAACCAGTCAGGGTCAGTGACAGGTCTAACTCAAGACGGTAAGGCCGTTGCTTCAAGTAGCTACAAGCTCTATGGATCTACGAATAAGAGCACAGATGATACAGGAAATCCTTATGCCTACAATGGCGAGGCGCGAGACAGTACAGGACTTGACTATTTACGGGCACGGTATTATGATAGTCATGCGGGCACCTTCCTCACAGAAGACAGCTACCAAGGTGAGGCAACAGATCCACTTAGCCAGAACCGCTATGCCTATGTCCATAATAATCCAGTTAACTACACCGACCCAAGTGGACATTTCTGGAAGAGTCTTAAGAAAGCAGCAAGCGCCGCATGGAATGGGGTTAAGAAAGCCGCAAGCAGTTCTTGGAATACAGTCAAGACAGTTGCGTCTAATACTTGGAATGCGGTTAAGAGTGCAGCCTCTCATGCGGTTAATTGGGTCAGCAATAAGGTAAGCCAAGCAGCTAACTGGGTTGGTACTCAGGTTAACAAGGCTAAAAATTGGGTCGTTCAGCAATGGAATAACTTCCAGCAAACGGCACATCAAACCTATCAAAGTGCTAGACAATATGTTGCACAGCAACAAGCGCAAGCACAAGCACAGGCTGAGGCTCGCCGTCAGCAGCATATTCGAGATGAATATACTCAAGCAACAGGTCTTAAGACAACACCTAAGACCCGCGAAGGAGGCAACCTCTTCCGTAACTGGGGTAAAGCACTCCAGAAGATGTACAAGCATGTTTGTACAACTGCGAAGCGGATAAAAAATGATACTGTTAAATTCCTGAAAAAAGTAGACTGGAAGAAAGTCGGTATTGCGGTAGTAGCCACCGTTGCAGCGGTAGCAGTCACTGTAGCAACCGCAGGGGCTGCAGGTCCGCTTATTGCGGCAGGAGTCAGTGGCCTTGGTTTGAGTGGTACCGCCGCAACTATTGCGACTGCGGCAGCCGTAGGAGCTGTATCAGGAGCAGCAGGTGGAGCAGTTAGCGGTTTCACCACAAGCGTTCTTTCAGGAGATAAACCAAAAGATATTCTTGCGAATACTTGGAATGGAGCAGTGAATGGTTTTGTTTCAGGAGGAGCAACAGGTGGTCTTCTTGGAGGGTTTGGTGCAGCAACTTCATCTGTGACAAACCCAGTAGCACGCTATGCGGTTGACACCCTTGGTGAAACTGCGGTTGATACAATCACTGATGTGGCACAAGGTGGCAAGATTACCCCAGCGAGTATTGCGACCAGCCTTGCCATTAATGCGGTCTCTGAGGGAGTTTCAGCCCGAGGAGTTAAAGGCGCCAAGGCAGATGTATCAGCTGGGACAGTAACGAAGCCTGTTTCTTCTGAAACAGCTGAAGATATTAGACGTAGGGTTCTTTCTAATGTTGAAGATAGCAGAAAAGCAAGAAATAGTTCAAACTTTGATGAACATCTTCGTCGTGAACAGACTATAAAAGCGATTCAAAATGTTGAGAATGGTACAACACCTCTGACAAATAATCACCAAAAGGGTAATTATGGAGAGCTGAAGATGGATCGTTATATGGAAGAGAGAGGCTTTACGAGAGTAAGTAAAGATAGGGTATCAAGTATAGATGATAAAGGGCAGCAGGGAATTGATGGTGTTTATTACAATAAAAATACAGATACTTATGTTGTGGCAGAAGCCAAGTATAATACTGCGCAGTTAGCAACTTTGGCCGATGGGACTAAGCAGATGAGTGATCAGTGGATTCAAAATAGATTATTCAATAGTGTAGGAAATCTTAAAGATAATATCAGTTCATATGATAAGTTGCTTGTTAGGGTAATGCCTAATGGCAATGTGATATCTAAACAATTGCCATGA
- a CDS encoding PoNe immunity protein domain-containing protein: MRDRLQTKEYFEQFILESQMRVDTADGKILSLLNGEEVRGNLSILRDTAFQSRFEILLARYSLGEGITEIKNSFLQSISAFENKYEPGNYSVYLQYIALSTLLNVDDNIRNRIHTILLDKKTDDAFYNFLLFGEFEGRQWKFIEKYKDIIEADSDSRIELVERLLSKWYVRNKSSYWYNSHKATNRCLYFGYWALEIAALVKILDIPDDSFKDHKYYPYDLVHFGG; the protein is encoded by the coding sequence ATGAGAGATAGACTACAAACAAAAGAATATTTTGAACAATTTATCTTAGAGTCTCAGATGAGGGTTGATACTGCGGACGGTAAAATTTTATCTTTGCTAAATGGAGAAGAAGTTAGAGGCAATCTTTCTATTTTACGTGATACAGCTTTTCAATCTCGATTTGAAATTCTGTTAGCAAGGTATTCGTTAGGAGAAGGTATTACAGAAATAAAGAATAGTTTTTTACAAAGTATATCAGCTTTTGAAAATAAGTATGAGCCTGGAAATTACTCAGTTTATCTTCAATATATTGCATTGAGCACTTTGTTGAATGTTGATGATAACATAAGAAATAGAATTCATACAATCTTGCTAGACAAAAAAACAGATGATGCTTTTTATAACTTTCTATTATTTGGAGAATTTGAAGGTAGACAATGGAAATTTATAGAAAAATATAAAGATATTATAGAAGCAGATTCAGATTCTCGAATTGAATTAGTTGAAAGGTTACTTTCAAAATGGTATGTAAGAAATAAAAGTTCTTACTGGTATAATTCTCATAAAGCGACTAATCGTTGTTTATATTTCGGCTATTGGGCTTTAGAAATCGCTGCTTTAGTAAAAATACTTGATATACCTGATGATTCGTTTAAAGATCATAAGTATTACCCTTATGACTTAGTACATTTTGGAGGTTAA
- the tnpB gene encoding IS66 family insertion sequence element accessory protein TnpB (TnpB, as the term is used for proteins encoded by IS66 family insertion elements, is considered an accessory protein, since TnpC, encoded by a neighboring gene, is a DDE family transposase.), with the protein MTIHLNDLGQVYLVCGKTDMRQGIDSLAYLVKTQFELDPFSGQVFLFCGGRKDRFKALYWDGQGFWLLYKRFENGKLTWPNDENEVTALTSEQVDWLMKGFSITPKINVSKSRDFY; encoded by the coding sequence ATGACCATCCATCTCAATGATTTAGGGCAAGTCTATCTTGTCTGTGGGAAAACCGATATGAGACAGGGCATTGATTCACTGGCCTATCTCGTTAAAACTCAATTCGAGTTGGATCCCTTTTCTGGACAGGTCTTTCTCTTCTGTGGAGGACGTAAAGACCGCTTCAAAGCACTTTACTGGGATGGTCAAGGTTTCTGGTTGCTTTATAAGCGTTTTGAGAATGGGAAATTGACTTGGCCTAATGATGAAAATGAAGTGACAGCCTTAACATCAGAACAAGTTGATTGGCTCATGAAAGGATTTTCGATCACTCCAAAAATAAATGTTTCAAAAAGTCGTGATTTCTATTGA
- the tnpC gene encoding IS66 family transposase → MVRRIFLKRILTYPVETETITYKRKKAKGVRQAIFSQFTPEIVHHELQGEDCTCPDCHGQLKEIGSTVQRQELVFIPAQLKRIDHVQHAYKCQACSQKNLSDKIIKAPVPKAPLAHSLGSASIIAHTIHQKFNLKVPNYRQEEDWHKLGLPISRKEIANWHIKSSQYYFEPIYDLLHEKLLKQPILHADETSYKVLENDSQLTFYWTFLSGKHEKKGITLYHHDKRRSGLVVEEFLGDYAGYVHCDMWGAYRQLEKAQLVGCWAHVRRKFFEATPKKADKTSLGAKGLKYCDRLFALENDWVDLSTEERLQKRQIELAPLMDEFFSWCREQAVLPGSKLGTALEYSLKYETTFRTVLSDGNLVLSNNIAERAMKTLVMGRKNWLFSQSFEGAKATAIILSLLETAKRHGLDSEKYMTYLLDNLPNEETFAQKEVLEAYLPWAESIQNNCK, encoded by the coding sequence TTGGTGAGGAGAATCTTCCTGAAGAGGATTCTGACTTACCCAGTTGAAACAGAAACTATTACCTATAAACGCAAGAAAGCTAAGGGAGTTCGTCAGGCTATTTTTAGTCAGTTCACTCCAGAGATTGTACATCACGAATTGCAGGGGGAAGACTGCACTTGTCCAGACTGTCATGGTCAGTTGAAGGAGATTGGTTCTACTGTTCAACGACAAGAATTGGTCTTCATTCCTGCACAATTAAAGCGGATTGACCATGTCCAACACGCTTACAAGTGTCAGGCATGTAGTCAGAAGAATCTGAGCGATAAGATTATCAAGGCTCCTGTTCCTAAGGCTCCTTTGGCCCATAGCTTAGGTTCAGCTTCTATCATCGCCCATACGATTCATCAGAAGTTCAATCTGAAGGTGCCAAATTACCGACAGGAAGAGGACTGGCATAAGCTTGGCCTGCCAATTAGTCGGAAGGAAATAGCTAACTGGCACATCAAGTCTAGTCAGTATTATTTCGAACCGATTTATGACCTGTTGCACGAGAAACTACTGAAACAGCCCATTCTCCATGCGGATGAAACCTCCTATAAGGTCTTGGAAAATGATAGCCAGTTGACCTTCTACTGGACCTTCTTGTCTGGGAAGCATGAGAAAAAGGGAATTACCCTATATCATCATGATAAGCGCCGGAGTGGTTTAGTTGTGGAGGAATTTCTTGGGGATTACGCAGGCTACGTACATTGTGATATGTGGGGTGCTTATCGCCAATTAGAAAAAGCTCAGCTAGTTGGCTGTTGGGCACATGTCAGGCGGAAGTTCTTCGAGGCAACTCCTAAGAAGGCAGACAAGACTTCTTTAGGTGCTAAGGGTTTAAAGTATTGTGACCGACTGTTTGCCTTGGAGAATGATTGGGTTGACCTTTCTACTGAGGAACGGCTGCAGAAACGCCAGATAGAGTTGGCGCCCTTGATGGACGAGTTCTTTTCCTGGTGCCGTGAGCAGGCTGTCTTGCCAGGTTCCAAATTGGGTACTGCCTTAGAGTATAGCCTTAAATATGAAACCACCTTCCGAACCGTTCTCTCGGATGGTAACTTAGTCTTGTCTAACAACATAGCCGAGAGGGCTATGAAGACTTTGGTTATGGGGCGGAAAAATTGGTTGTTCTCACAAAGCTTTGAGGGAGCCAAGGCGACAGCTATCATCCTTAGTCTTTTGGAAACAGCTAAGCGACACGGCCTTGATTCAGAGAAATATATGACTTATCTTCTAGACAATCTACCGAACGAGGAGACGTTCGCCCAAAAGGAGGTGCTAGAGGCCTATTTGCCATGGGCGGAAAGTATCCAAAACAACTGTAAATAG